In Vibrio bathopelagicus, one DNA window encodes the following:
- a CDS encoding type I secretion system permease/ATPase — protein sequence MEDMTRSPFRTVKREALAAVGFSMGINLLVLAVPIYSLQLFDRVMSSASLETLLALLGITLFLVTSQSALEYIRTLLMQRSALKLDTQLSGQLLDLSISTSSQSNSIDKQPLHDLTTLRNFLASPSTSSILDLPFTPFFLILLFFLHPYIGFVALTGVIIFSLLTFAMMLGGRKVSGMAQEETGKVAMELNDFLRNAPTLKAMGMSQNIGKVWEEKNNHVLSLQWLVNARVGLLLAVSRYFRTLLQVVILTLGVYLALQQQVGLGAVIASSILIGRVVSPFESAVSGWKSWYSAFQSWRRLKQCVSLSKTKAKTLLPQPKGEVQFNNVSLKFPGAKAPTLQGISFKLGAGQALAVMGNSGSGKSTLASLLMGIHKASVGDIKIDGATVEKWDQNQFGQYIGYLPQHVGLLAGTVKQNISRFAECNDEDVVSSAKLACIHELIMALPEGYDTYIGEGGILLSGGQKQRIGLARAIYSNPRVLVLDEPNSNLDPEGETALAIVLQHCKEHKITVVMISHRPGFLRQMDWVISLKEGRVEKAGTCEQFLGLNVNSQGKAASLNNANSQPKTHSQTSKVSPKSQNSVQG from the coding sequence ATGGAAGATATGACACGGAGTCCTTTTCGAACTGTGAAGAGGGAAGCGTTGGCCGCGGTTGGTTTTAGCATGGGGATCAATTTATTAGTACTCGCTGTGCCTATATACAGTTTACAGCTTTTTGATCGAGTGATGAGCAGTGCAAGCTTGGAAACCTTGCTGGCATTATTGGGTATTACTCTATTTTTGGTCACCTCCCAGTCGGCTCTTGAGTACATTCGAACTCTTTTGATGCAACGTTCTGCGCTTAAATTGGACACACAGCTTAGTGGTCAGTTACTGGATTTAAGTATATCGACATCATCGCAATCAAATAGCATTGATAAGCAGCCGCTCCACGATCTCACAACACTACGTAACTTTCTTGCATCCCCCTCAACATCTTCAATTCTGGATTTACCATTCACTCCGTTCTTTCTAATCCTGCTGTTTTTTCTACACCCATACATCGGGTTCGTTGCACTCACTGGCGTGATCATTTTTTCATTGCTTACTTTTGCAATGATGCTCGGAGGTAGAAAGGTCAGTGGTATGGCTCAAGAAGAGACGGGCAAAGTCGCCATGGAACTCAACGACTTTCTTCGTAATGCGCCGACACTGAAGGCTATGGGCATGAGTCAAAACATAGGAAAAGTTTGGGAAGAAAAAAACAACCACGTCCTCAGTTTGCAATGGTTAGTAAACGCCAGAGTAGGTTTGTTACTCGCGGTTAGCCGTTATTTTAGAACCTTATTGCAGGTGGTCATACTCACACTTGGTGTTTATTTAGCGCTGCAACAGCAAGTGGGTCTTGGTGCCGTTATCGCGAGCTCAATTCTGATTGGCCGAGTCGTCAGTCCTTTTGAAAGTGCGGTTAGTGGATGGAAGTCTTGGTATAGCGCATTTCAATCGTGGCGAAGACTCAAACAGTGTGTATCTCTTAGTAAAACGAAAGCCAAAACGTTGTTACCACAGCCTAAAGGCGAAGTGCAATTTAACAACGTGAGCTTGAAGTTCCCTGGAGCAAAAGCGCCGACTTTGCAGGGTATCAGTTTCAAGCTGGGTGCCGGTCAGGCTCTTGCAGTCATGGGTAATTCTGGGTCGGGTAAGTCAACTCTTGCAAGTTTACTGATGGGCATTCATAAAGCGAGTGTTGGCGATATCAAAATTGATGGCGCAACGGTTGAGAAATGGGATCAAAACCAATTCGGCCAATATATTGGTTATCTACCTCAGCATGTAGGGTTACTTGCCGGAACGGTTAAACAAAATATTTCGCGATTTGCAGAGTGTAATGACGAAGATGTAGTTTCATCTGCAAAACTTGCGTGTATTCATGAGCTTATTATGGCGCTTCCTGAAGGGTACGATACTTATATTGGTGAAGGCGGAATTCTACTTTCCGGAGGCCAAAAACAACGAATTGGCCTTGCAAGAGCAATTTACTCAAATCCAAGAGTATTAGTATTGGATGAGCCGAATTCAAACCTTGACCCCGAAGGCGAAACCGCTCTGGCCATTGTTTTACAGCATTGCAAAGAACATAAAATTACCGTGGTAATGATCTCTCATCGACCGGGTTTCCTTCGTCAGATGGATTGGGTTATTAGTTTGAAAGAAGGACGTGTCGAGAAAGCTGGAACCTGTGAACAGTTCTTAGGGCTTAATGTGAACTCGCAAGGTAAGGCTGCCTCATTGAACAATGCCAACTCCCAACCTAAGACTCACTCTCAAACTTCGAAGGTTTCGCCGAAGTCTCAAAATTCAGTACAAGGATAG